Proteins co-encoded in one Azospirillum brasilense genomic window:
- a CDS encoding Twin-arginine translocation pathway signal, producing the protein MRSPTSTTAKPAPNHTMHRRAFLAASATAAAATAILVSGGAILCPREAWGYETKALAPDTMRSLIRVSRDIYPHDRLADRFYAVAMKTQDEKAAADAALKELYESGMAKLDRLAKAKHDAPYVEVGWEADRVRLLHEIEADPFFQTVRGGLVTGIYNNQEVWPLFGYEGESAAKGGYIDRGFNDIEWL; encoded by the coding sequence ATGCGTTCTCCGACGAGCACAACAGCAAAACCCGCCCCCAATCACACCATGCACCGGCGCGCCTTCCTGGCGGCCTCGGCCACCGCCGCCGCGGCGACGGCCATCCTGGTGTCGGGCGGGGCAATCCTCTGCCCGCGCGAGGCCTGGGGGTATGAAACCAAGGCTCTGGCGCCCGACACCATGCGCTCGCTGATCCGGGTGTCGCGGGACATCTACCCGCACGACCGGCTGGCCGACCGCTTCTACGCCGTCGCCATGAAGACCCAGGACGAGAAGGCGGCCGCCGACGCCGCGCTCAAGGAGCTGTACGAGTCCGGCATGGCGAAGCTCGACCGGCTGGCCAAGGCCAAGCACGACGCGCCCTACGTGGAGGTCGGCTGGGAGGCCGACCGCGTCCGGCTGCTGCACGAGATCGAGGCCGATCCCTTCTTCCAGACGGTGCGCGGCGGGCTGGTCACCGGGATCTACAACAACCAGGAGGTCTGGCCGCTCTTCGGCTACGAGGGCGAGAGCGCGGCCAAGGGCGGCTACATCGACCGCGGGTTCAACGACATCGAGTGGCTCTGA
- a CDS encoding ABC transporter ATP-binding protein codes for MSGFNTDTIPDRPGRFLLRYIRRRPWSFGGLFSVIVAAAGCAVAVQYGMKLLIDAMASPDRAAADVWTPLGLFLGFIAAENVLWRLGGWLGCRTVLATGVDMRLDLFRHLTGHSMRYFSEHLAGSLGNRIAATENAATTIFRTLTWSIVPPVTDFLGAVLVLLTIHWGMAAALVMFAVVVAVAIVGLGLRGRTVHHAFAEQSARTNGELVDVVSNVWTVKAFSARGRERERLRQAFTVEAGAHRRSWMHLENTRVVHDICLWVMAGSMLLWALLLWRDGTITTGDVVIVSALTFRILHGSRDLAFALVTATQQVSAIDESLRVIARPHDVLDPVPAEPAKPGGGAIAFERVSYRYPEGRKVLEDFNLTIPAGQKVGLVGPSGAGKSTIISLIQRLDDVQRGDILIDGQPLTALAQDDLRAKIAVVPQDIALFHRPILENIRYGRPDASDEEVFEAARHAFCDGFIRQLPEGYGTLVGERGVRLSGGQRQRLGIARAFLKNAPILILDEATSALDTQSEQEIQAALADLAQGRTVVAVAHRLSTVSAFDRVLVLVDGRIAEDGHPTELRRRGGLFNSLWQLQAQGFAAE; via the coding sequence ATGAGCGGTTTCAACACGGACACCATCCCGGACCGTCCCGGCCGCTTCCTGCTGCGCTACATCCGGCGGCGGCCCTGGTCCTTCGGCGGGCTGTTCTCGGTGATCGTGGCGGCGGCGGGCTGCGCCGTCGCCGTGCAGTACGGGATGAAGCTGCTGATCGACGCCATGGCCTCCCCCGACCGGGCGGCGGCGGACGTCTGGACTCCGCTCGGCCTGTTCCTCGGCTTCATCGCGGCGGAGAACGTTCTGTGGCGGCTGGGCGGCTGGCTCGGCTGCCGGACGGTGCTGGCGACCGGCGTGGACATGCGGCTGGACCTGTTCCGCCACCTGACCGGCCACTCGATGCGCTACTTCTCGGAGCATCTGGCCGGCTCGCTGGGCAACCGCATCGCCGCCACCGAGAACGCCGCCACCACCATCTTCCGCACCCTGACCTGGAGCATCGTCCCGCCGGTCACCGACTTTCTGGGGGCGGTGCTGGTGCTGCTGACCATCCATTGGGGCATGGCGGCGGCGCTGGTGATGTTCGCCGTGGTGGTCGCCGTCGCCATCGTCGGGCTGGGGCTGCGCGGGCGGACGGTGCACCACGCCTTCGCCGAGCAGTCCGCCCGCACCAACGGCGAGCTGGTCGACGTGGTGTCGAACGTCTGGACGGTGAAGGCCTTCTCCGCCCGCGGGCGCGAACGCGAGCGCCTGCGGCAGGCCTTCACGGTGGAGGCCGGGGCGCACCGCCGAAGCTGGATGCATCTGGAGAACACCCGCGTCGTCCATGACATTTGCCTGTGGGTGATGGCCGGGTCGATGCTGCTGTGGGCGCTGCTGCTGTGGCGGGACGGCACGATCACCACCGGCGACGTGGTGATCGTCAGCGCGCTCACCTTCCGCATCCTGCACGGCTCCCGCGACCTCGCCTTCGCGCTGGTCACCGCCACCCAGCAGGTGAGCGCCATCGACGAGAGCCTGCGGGTGATCGCCCGCCCGCACGACGTGCTCGACCCGGTGCCGGCCGAACCCGCCAAGCCCGGTGGCGGCGCCATCGCCTTCGAGCGGGTCTCCTACCGCTATCCCGAAGGGCGCAAGGTGCTGGAGGACTTCAACCTGACCATCCCGGCCGGGCAGAAGGTCGGGCTGGTCGGGCCGTCGGGGGCCGGCAAGTCCACCATCATCAGCCTGATCCAGCGGCTGGACGACGTGCAGCGCGGCGACATCCTCATCGACGGCCAGCCGCTGACCGCACTCGCCCAGGACGACCTGCGGGCCAAGATCGCCGTGGTGCCCCAGGACATCGCGCTGTTCCACCGCCCGATCCTGGAGAACATCCGCTACGGCCGCCCCGACGCCAGCGACGAGGAGGTGTTCGAGGCCGCCCGCCACGCCTTCTGCGACGGCTTCATCCGGCAGCTGCCGGAGGGCTACGGCACGCTGGTCGGCGAACGCGGCGTGCGGCTGTCGGGCGGGCAGCGGCAGCGGCTGGGCATCGCCCGCGCCTTCCTGAAGAACGCGCCGATCCTGATCCTCGACGAGGCGACCTCCGCCCTCGACACCCAGTCGGAGCAGGAGATCCAGGCGGCGCTGGCCGATCTGGCCCAGGGCCGGACGGTCGTCGCGGTGGCCCACCGCCTGTCCACCGTGTCGGCCTTCGACCGCGTGCTGGTCCTGGTGGACGGCCGAATCGCCGAGGACGGCCATCCGACGGAGTTGCGGCGGCGCGGCGGCCTGTTCAACTCTCTCTGGCAACTCCAGGCGCAGGGTTTCGCGGCGGAGTAG
- a CDS encoding GMC family oxidoreductase: protein MAAKFDLNDDSVVVIVGSGAGGGTLGTQLALKGIKTVILEAGGRHNMEDFQNDEWASFAQISWLDPRTTSGSWRVSRDFPGLPAWIVKAVGGSTVHWAGAALRFQPHEFKTRTTYGEVAGANLLDWPITLEELEPWYAKAEDRMGVTRTNGIPGLPGNNNFKVLKAGADKMGYKECHTGNMAINSEPRDGRGGCQQIGFCFQGCKSGAKWSTLIAEIPKGEETGKLEVRANAQVLKIEHDAKGKVTGVVYADKDGAIQRQKARIVAVAGNSIESPRLLLNSASSMFPDGLANSSGQVGRNYMRHMTGSVYGVFEKPVRMYRGTTMAGIIRDEAKNKPDRGFVGGYEIETLSLGLPFMAAFLDPGAWGREFTSALDGYDHMAGMWLVGEDMPQESNRITLHADKKDKYGMPVPNVHFDDHPNDVAMRQHAYRQGMALYESVGATRSFPTPPYPSTHNLGTNRMSEKARDGVVNKWGQTHDVANLFVSDGSQFTTGGAENPTLTIVALALRQADYIAGQMAKNAI, encoded by the coding sequence ATGGCAGCGAAATTCGACCTGAACGACGACAGCGTCGTGGTGATCGTGGGGTCCGGGGCCGGCGGCGGCACGCTGGGCACCCAACTGGCGCTGAAGGGCATCAAGACGGTGATCCTGGAAGCCGGCGGACGCCACAACATGGAGGATTTCCAGAACGACGAATGGGCCAGCTTTGCCCAGATCTCCTGGCTCGACCCGCGCACCACCTCGGGAAGCTGGCGGGTGTCGCGCGACTTCCCCGGCCTGCCGGCCTGGATCGTCAAGGCGGTCGGTGGCTCCACCGTGCACTGGGCGGGGGCCGCGCTGCGCTTCCAGCCGCACGAGTTCAAGACGCGCACGACCTACGGCGAGGTCGCCGGCGCCAACCTGCTGGACTGGCCGATCACGCTGGAGGAGCTGGAGCCCTGGTACGCCAAGGCGGAGGACCGCATGGGCGTCACCCGCACCAACGGCATCCCCGGCCTGCCCGGCAACAACAACTTCAAGGTCCTGAAGGCCGGCGCCGACAAGATGGGCTACAAGGAGTGCCACACCGGCAACATGGCCATCAACTCGGAGCCCCGCGACGGGCGCGGCGGCTGCCAGCAGATCGGCTTCTGCTTCCAGGGCTGCAAGTCCGGGGCGAAATGGTCCACCCTGATCGCCGAGATCCCCAAGGGCGAGGAGACCGGCAAGCTGGAGGTACGCGCCAACGCCCAGGTGCTGAAGATCGAGCATGACGCCAAGGGCAAGGTGACCGGCGTCGTCTACGCCGACAAGGACGGGGCGATCCAGCGCCAGAAGGCGCGCATCGTCGCGGTGGCCGGCAACTCCATCGAAAGCCCCCGGCTGCTGCTGAACTCCGCCTCCTCCATGTTCCCGGACGGGCTCGCCAACTCCTCCGGCCAGGTGGGGCGGAACTACATGCGGCACATGACCGGCTCGGTCTACGGCGTGTTCGAGAAGCCGGTGCGCATGTACCGCGGCACCACGATGGCCGGCATCATCCGCGACGAGGCGAAGAACAAGCCCGACCGCGGCTTCGTCGGCGGCTACGAGATCGAGACCCTGTCGCTCGGCCTGCCCTTCATGGCCGCCTTCCTCGACCCCGGCGCCTGGGGGCGGGAATTCACCTCGGCGCTCGACGGCTACGACCATATGGCCGGCATGTGGCTGGTCGGCGAGGACATGCCGCAGGAAAGCAACCGCATCACCCTGCACGCCGACAAAAAGGACAAGTACGGGATGCCCGTCCCCAACGTCCATTTCGACGACCACCCCAACGACGTCGCCATGCGTCAGCACGCCTACCGGCAGGGCATGGCGCTGTATGAATCGGTGGGGGCGACCCGCAGCTTCCCGACGCCGCCCTACCCGTCCACCCACAATCTGGGCACCAACCGGATGAGCGAGAAGGCGCGCGACGGCGTGGTGAACAAGTGGGGCCAGACCCACGACGTGGCGAACCTGTTCGTCTCCGACGGCTCGCAGTTCACCACCGGCGGGGCCGAAAATCCCACCCTGACCATCGTCGCGCTGGCGCTGCGCCAAGCCGACTACATCGCCGGCCAAATGGCCAAGAACGCGATCTGA
- a CDS encoding ribbon-helix-helix domain-containing protein codes for MVTRRVRLSGHSTSVCLEAAFWDALEEIAAMQGVSLGRFLSKLHDEVLARGVERRNFAGLLRCACLTYAQEVKGHRPCVEELEREARTDFAAVAAAVLPAGIPASFTAPEKERETA; via the coding sequence ATGGTAACCCGGCGGGTCCGTCTCAGCGGTCATTCGACGAGCGTCTGTCTGGAAGCGGCCTTCTGGGACGCGTTGGAGGAAATCGCGGCGATGCAGGGCGTCTCGCTGGGCCGCTTCTTGTCAAAGTTGCACGACGAAGTCTTGGCCCGCGGGGTGGAGCGGCGCAATTTCGCCGGCCTGCTGCGCTGCGCCTGCCTGACCTACGCCCAGGAAGTGAAGGGTCACCGCCCCTGCGTGGAAGAGCTGGAGCGGGAGGCGCGCACCGATTTTGCCGCGGTGGCCGCCGCCGTCCTTCCGGCGGGCATTCCAGCCTCCTTCACCGCCCCGGAAAAAGAACGCGAGACGGCCTGA
- a CDS encoding beta-glucosidase yields the protein MHTPTLFDSVFLGGFECSTHRRHDGRRLDLIAATGHDRLAAEDYRRMAAHGLRSVRDGVRWHLIETTPGHYDWSSLLPMVRAARESGVQVIWDLCHYGWPDDIDIWRPAFVERFARFAGAAAALLRDEGVEAPAYCPVNEISYWAWAGGDMKRFNPMGERRGAELKHQLVRASIAAIDAIRAADPRARIVQVDPVINVLPRPDRKGDAGAAEEARLAQYEAWDMIGGYAWPGLGGKPEYLDVIGVNYYSDNQWFLRGGTIGRDDPRYRPFADILAEVHQRYGRPVLVAETGAEGDARVPWLDYVAEQVAAALRADVPVEGVCLYPILDYPGWANDRHCETGLYGLCDEDGGRCLHQPLAAALERAQARIGALLGQPQYQAAQ from the coding sequence ATGCACACCCCCACCTTGTTCGACAGCGTCTTCCTCGGCGGCTTCGAATGCTCGACGCACCGGCGGCATGACGGGCGCCGGTTGGACCTGATCGCGGCGACCGGCCACGACCGGCTGGCCGCCGAGGACTACCGGCGCATGGCCGCCCACGGCCTGCGCAGCGTGCGCGATGGCGTGCGCTGGCACCTGATCGAGACCACGCCGGGCCACTACGACTGGTCCAGCCTGCTGCCCATGGTCCGCGCGGCGCGGGAGTCCGGGGTCCAGGTGATCTGGGACCTCTGCCATTACGGCTGGCCGGACGACATCGACATCTGGCGGCCCGCCTTCGTGGAGCGCTTCGCCCGCTTCGCCGGGGCCGCCGCCGCCCTGCTCCGCGACGAAGGCGTGGAAGCGCCCGCCTACTGCCCGGTCAACGAGATCTCCTACTGGGCCTGGGCCGGCGGCGACATGAAGCGCTTCAACCCGATGGGCGAGCGCCGCGGGGCCGAACTCAAGCACCAACTCGTCCGCGCCAGCATCGCGGCCATCGACGCGATCCGCGCCGCCGACCCGCGCGCCCGCATCGTCCAGGTCGATCCGGTCATCAACGTGCTGCCCCGCCCCGACCGCAAGGGCGACGCCGGGGCGGCGGAGGAGGCCCGGCTGGCCCAGTACGAGGCGTGGGACATGATCGGCGGCTACGCCTGGCCGGGGCTGGGCGGCAAGCCGGAGTATCTGGACGTGATCGGGGTCAACTACTACTCCGACAACCAGTGGTTCCTGAGGGGCGGCACCATCGGGCGCGACGACCCGCGCTACCGCCCCTTCGCCGACATCCTGGCGGAGGTCCACCAGCGCTACGGCCGCCCGGTCCTGGTGGCCGAGACCGGCGCCGAGGGCGACGCCCGCGTGCCCTGGCTCGACTATGTGGCGGAGCAGGTGGCCGCCGCCCTGCGCGCCGACGTGCCGGTGGAGGGCGTCTGCCTCTATCCGATCCTCGACTATCCCGGCTGGGCCAACGACCGCCACTGCGAGACCGGCCTCTACGGCCTGTGCGACGAGGATGGCGGGCGCTGCCTGCATCAGCCGCTGGCCGCCGCCCTGGAGCGCGCTCAGGCCCGCATCGGTGCGCTGCTCGGCCAGCCGCAGTATCAGGCGGCTCAATGA
- a CDS encoding MBL fold metallo-hydrolase, with translation MARQIPLDSAGRADDPERDRARDDGTREIAPDLAYRRLAIVNVVFVGAPGAGDRPSDRQWVLIDAGVMGTAALIARAAEERFGPDSRPAGIVMTHGHFDHVGALEELAERWDAPVYAHALEHPYLDGSASYPAPDPSVGGGLMSLMAPLYPRGPVNVGGRLRRLPEDGSVPGMPGWRWLATPGHSPGHVSFWRAADRSLIAGDAFITTRQESAYAVAVQDPEMHGPPMYYTTDWAKARDSVALLAGLEPELVVTGHGPAMRGDGMRTALHELARDFDRIAVPDHGTYVEAPARAEDGSAYRPP, from the coding sequence ATGGCGCGGCAGATCCCTCTCGATTCCGCGGGGCGGGCCGACGATCCGGAGCGGGACCGGGCGCGCGACGACGGCACGCGGGAGATCGCTCCCGACCTGGCCTACCGGCGGCTCGCCATCGTCAACGTCGTCTTCGTCGGCGCGCCGGGGGCCGGCGACCGGCCCAGTGACAGGCAGTGGGTGCTGATCGACGCCGGCGTCATGGGTACGGCGGCCCTCATCGCCAGGGCGGCGGAGGAGCGGTTCGGGCCGGACTCGCGACCCGCGGGCATCGTGATGACCCACGGGCATTTCGACCATGTCGGCGCCCTTGAGGAGCTGGCCGAGCGCTGGGACGCGCCGGTCTACGCGCACGCCTTGGAGCATCCCTATCTCGATGGCAGCGCATCCTACCCTGCGCCCGATCCGTCGGTCGGCGGCGGCCTGATGTCGCTGATGGCGCCGCTCTATCCCCGCGGGCCGGTGAATGTGGGCGGCCGGCTGCGCCGCCTGCCGGAGGACGGCAGCGTTCCGGGCATGCCGGGCTGGCGCTGGCTGGCGACGCCGGGGCACAGCCCGGGGCATGTTTCCTTCTGGCGCGCGGCGGACCGCAGTCTCATCGCGGGCGACGCCTTCATCACGACGCGCCAGGAATCCGCCTACGCCGTGGCCGTCCAGGACCCGGAGATGCACGGTCCGCCCATGTATTACACGACGGACTGGGCGAAAGCGCGGGACTCGGTGGCGCTGCTGGCAGGGCTGGAGCCCGAACTGGTGGTCACCGGCCACGGTCCCGCCATGCGGGGAGACGGCATGCGGACCGCGCTCCATGAGCTTGCCCGCGATTTCGACCGGATCGCCGTGCCGGACCACGGGACCTACGTCGAGGCGCCCGCCCGCGCCGAGGACGGCAGCGCCTACCGACCGCCTTGA
- the glf gene encoding UDP-galactopyranose mutase yields MSRFARDNRVLFVEEPIHNDTPEPWLDVREDEGVHVLVPRLPAGLDGEAAVTAQRQLLDRYLAEEGVTDPILWYYTPMSLGLSGHLRGALVVYDCMDELSAFHGAPPELVERERQLMARADVVFTGGVSLYEAKRTLHPNAHAFPSSVDVAHFAAARGIDEDPADQAAIPHPRLGFYGVIDERLDIALLDAAAAARPDWQFVLVGPVVKIDPADLPRRPNIHYLGPKSYDDLPHYLAGWDVALMPFARNESTRFISPTKTPEYLAAGRPVVSTSITDVVRGYGDSGVVRIADAPEDFVAAIAAALADAADPERLRATADHILRDMSWDKTQGHMKALMEQARQRGRAAPPAHRPAPAIHPAKHVNGRAAGRRSGFDYLIVGAGFAGSVLAERLAAGLNKRVLLIDRRPHIGGNAYDHYDDAGVLIHRYGPHIFHTNAKPVADYLSRFTKWRPYEHRVLARVDERLVPIPINRTTVNQLYGLDLDEAGVAEFLKSRAEPVADVRTSEDVVVGAVGRELYEKFFRGYTRKQWGLDPSQLDKAVTARVPTRTNDDDRYFGDSFQAMPLNGYTRMFESMLDHPNIKVMLNTDFDDVRDEIAYDRIVFTGPIDEYFGHRFGKLPYRSLTFRHETVDREWFQPVAVVNEPSEGVPYTRVTEYKHLTGQSHPKTSITYEYPSAQGDPYYPIPRPENQELFRKYQALADDTPDVIFLGRLGTYRYYNMDQVVAQALAVYARLEKEEQQSRGLAAAARAFGSLGAERDVRVAGMGD; encoded by the coding sequence ATGTCGCGATTCGCGCGTGACAACCGCGTGCTGTTCGTCGAGGAGCCGATCCACAACGACACCCCCGAGCCCTGGCTGGACGTGCGCGAGGATGAGGGTGTCCATGTCCTGGTGCCCCGCCTGCCCGCCGGCCTGGACGGCGAGGCGGCCGTCACCGCCCAGCGCCAGCTTCTCGACCGCTATCTGGCCGAGGAGGGGGTGACCGATCCGATCCTCTGGTACTACACGCCGATGAGCCTCGGCCTGTCCGGCCACCTGCGCGGGGCGCTGGTGGTCTACGACTGCATGGACGAGCTGTCGGCCTTCCACGGCGCCCCGCCGGAACTGGTCGAGCGCGAGCGCCAGCTGATGGCGCGGGCCGACGTGGTGTTCACCGGCGGCGTCAGCCTCTACGAGGCCAAGCGCACCCTGCACCCCAACGCCCACGCCTTCCCCAGCAGCGTCGACGTCGCCCATTTCGCCGCCGCCCGCGGCATCGACGAGGACCCCGCCGATCAGGCGGCCATCCCGCACCCGCGGCTGGGCTTCTACGGCGTCATCGACGAGCGGCTGGACATCGCCCTGCTCGACGCCGCCGCCGCGGCGCGGCCCGACTGGCAGTTCGTCCTGGTCGGCCCGGTGGTGAAGATCGACCCGGCCGACCTGCCCCGCCGTCCGAACATCCACTATCTGGGCCCTAAGAGCTACGACGACCTGCCGCACTATCTGGCGGGCTGGGACGTCGCCCTGATGCCCTTCGCGCGCAACGAATCAACCCGCTTCATCAGCCCGACCAAGACGCCGGAATATCTCGCCGCCGGGCGCCCGGTCGTCTCCACCTCGATCACCGACGTGGTGCGCGGCTACGGCGACAGCGGCGTCGTGCGCATCGCCGACGCGCCGGAGGATTTCGTTGCCGCCATCGCGGCCGCCCTGGCCGACGCCGCCGACCCGGAGCGTCTGCGCGCCACCGCCGACCACATCCTGCGCGACATGTCCTGGGACAAGACCCAGGGCCACATGAAGGCGCTGATGGAGCAGGCCCGCCAGCGCGGACGCGCCGCGCCGCCGGCCCATCGCCCGGCTCCCGCCATTCATCCGGCCAAGCACGTCAACGGGCGCGCCGCCGGTCGCCGTTCCGGCTTCGATTACCTGATCGTTGGGGCGGGTTTCGCCGGCAGCGTGCTGGCGGAACGTCTGGCGGCAGGGTTGAACAAGCGCGTGCTGCTGATCGACCGGCGTCCGCACATCGGCGGCAACGCCTACGACCACTACGACGACGCGGGCGTGCTGATCCATCGTTACGGCCCGCACATCTTCCACACCAACGCCAAGCCGGTCGCCGATTATCTGTCGCGCTTCACCAAGTGGCGTCCCTACGAGCACCGGGTGCTGGCGCGGGTGGACGAGCGGCTCGTCCCGATCCCGATCAACCGGACGACGGTCAACCAGCTGTACGGGCTGGACCTCGACGAGGCCGGCGTGGCGGAGTTCCTCAAGAGCCGGGCGGAGCCGGTTGCCGACGTCCGCACCTCGGAGGACGTGGTGGTTGGCGCGGTCGGGCGGGAGCTCTACGAGAAGTTCTTCCGCGGCTACACCCGCAAGCAATGGGGCCTCGACCCGTCGCAGCTCGACAAGGCGGTCACCGCCCGCGTGCCGACGCGGACCAACGACGACGACCGCTATTTCGGCGACAGCTTCCAGGCGATGCCGCTGAACGGCTACACGCGGATGTTCGAGAGCATGCTCGACCACCCGAACATCAAGGTGATGCTGAACACCGATTTCGACGACGTGCGCGACGAGATCGCCTATGACCGCATCGTCTTCACCGGCCCGATCGACGAGTATTTCGGCCACCGCTTCGGCAAGCTGCCCTACCGTTCCCTGACCTTCCGGCACGAGACGGTCGACCGGGAGTGGTTCCAGCCCGTCGCCGTGGTGAACGAGCCGTCGGAGGGCGTGCCCTACACCCGCGTCACCGAGTACAAGCACCTGACCGGGCAAAGCCACCCGAAGACCAGCATCACCTACGAGTATCCCTCCGCCCAGGGCGATCCCTACTACCCGATCCCCCGCCCGGAGAACCAGGAGCTGTTCCGCAAGTACCAGGCGCTGGCCGACGACACCCCGGACGTGATCTTCCTGGGCCGGCTCGGCACCTACCGCTACTACAACATGGACCAGGTGGTGGCGCAGGCGCTGGCGGTCTACGCCCGCCTGGAGAAGGAGGAGCAGCAGAGCCGCGGCCTTGCCGCCGCCGCGCGGGCCTTCGGCTCGCTGGGCGCGGAGCGGGACGTGCGGGTCGCGGGGATGGGGGATTAG
- a CDS encoding VOC family protein codes for MAKAIHMMIRVLDEERARDFYARAFGLECADRYAFDGFTLVYLRNAENDFEIELTINHGRTEPYAHGDGYGHLAVCVDDLDGEHRRFRALGYGPNPIKEFSRDGALMARFFFVQDPDGYKIEVLQRHGRYR; via the coding sequence ATGGCCAAGGCCATCCACATGATGATCCGGGTCCTCGACGAGGAGCGGGCGCGGGACTTCTACGCCCGCGCGTTCGGCCTGGAATGCGCCGACCGCTACGCCTTCGACGGCTTCACCCTGGTCTATCTGCGCAACGCCGAAAACGACTTCGAGATCGAACTGACCATCAACCACGGCCGCACCGAACCCTACGCCCACGGCGACGGCTACGGCCATCTGGCCGTCTGCGTCGACGACCTGGACGGGGAGCACCGGCGCTTCAGGGCGCTCGGCTACGGCCCCAACCCGATCAAGGAGTTCTCGCGGGACGGCGCGCTGATGGCCCGCTTCTTTTTCGTCCAGGACCCCGACGGCTACAAGATCGAGGTCCTCCAGCGCCACGGCCGCTACCGCTGA